The following proteins are encoded in a genomic region of Reichenbachiella sp.:
- a CDS encoding cytochrome c oxidase subunit II: MMNIVILLAAVLIVAILVTIFRAHTLVQVVRGKEGDPMGTSNKVNGALFMVFLILGTVAFFVYSYTEFDRYTVPVASEHGEVTFKLFWITTAITTAVFIITNAVLFYFAWRYRYKEGQKAHFYSHNNTLEMIWTFIPAVVLTGLVLSGLFAWQDITSKAPANAEVIEIFGYQYAWASRYPGPDGKLGPSDYKLIDSDNRLGVDFSNPNAKDDFIPREIHIPKGEPVLLKIRARDVIHSVYMPHFRLQMNAVPGLPTQFWFIPTKSTADMAAETGNPDFQYELVCNKICGKAHFSMRAIVVVDEKEDYEKWKAEQKSWLSKNPDYLANIEATSPVQVAVEEKVSGEEVNTSL, encoded by the coding sequence ATGATGAATATTGTAATCTTGTTAGCCGCGGTATTGATAGTAGCCATTTTGGTTACCATCTTTAGAGCACATACCTTGGTGCAAGTCGTAAGAGGAAAAGAAGGTGACCCAATGGGAACCAGTAATAAAGTGAATGGTGCTTTATTTATGGTATTTCTTATTCTGGGTACTGTAGCATTCTTCGTGTATTCTTATACTGAATTTGACAGATATACCGTACCAGTAGCTTCTGAACACGGAGAAGTGACATTCAAATTGTTCTGGATCACTACAGCAATTACTACAGCTGTATTCATTATTACCAATGCAGTATTGTTCTACTTCGCTTGGAGATATAGATACAAAGAAGGACAGAAGGCACATTTCTATTCTCACAACAATACATTAGAAATGATCTGGACATTTATTCCTGCAGTCGTATTGACTGGGTTGGTATTGTCTGGTTTGTTTGCCTGGCAGGATATCACAAGCAAAGCACCTGCAAATGCTGAAGTAATAGAAATATTCGGATATCAGTATGCCTGGGCATCGAGATACCCAGGACCTGACGGAAAATTAGGACCATCAGATTACAAGCTAATCGATTCAGACAACAGATTGGGTGTTGATTTTAGCAATCCTAATGCTAAGGATGATTTTATTCCAAGAGAAATTCATATCCCTAAAGGAGAGCCTGTATTGTTGAAAATTAGAGCTAGAGATGTGATACACTCTGTGTATATGCCACATTTCAGACTTCAAATGAACGCAGTACCTGGTTTGCCAACTCAATTCTGGTTCATACCTACTAAATCAACTGCTGATATGGCAGCTGAAACAGGAAACCCTGATTTCCAATATGAATTGGTATGTAACAAGATTTGTGGAAAGGCTCACTTCTCTATGAGAGCGATCGTTGTGGTAGATGAAAAAGAAGACTACGAAAAGTGGAAAGCAGAGCAGAAATCATGGTTGTCTAAAAACCCTGATTATCTAGCGAACATTGAAGCAACCAGCCCGGTACAAGTGGCTGTAGAAGAAAAAGTAAGTGGTGAGGAAGTAAATACTTCATTATAA
- a CDS encoding quinol:cytochrome C oxidoreductase encodes MSDEKYIFSAGAKRNILITLVAGLVLAAIGVVMMNMGGHDAHGAEAAADAGHHGFHWTKRLYANLWINNLFFTGLSAIGIFFIAIQYVAQAGWSVGLKRIPMAMASWLPIGAALMIIVFLVANHDLFHWTHEYLYDKADERYDSILDGKKGYLNFTFYMIRMVVFFGVWYLLFTQIRKQMLKEDIEGGVTSWKKNVTLSAIFLVFFGYSSSIAAWDWVMSIDPHWFSTMFGWYVFASWWVSGLALIAFIAVLLKDKGYLKIVNANHLHDIGKFIWGFSIFWTYIWFSQFLLIYYANIPEETIYFVERWKSDQYSVYFFLNLILNFFLPFLLLLPREAKRHTRFLKVVPPIILFGHWIDFYLMVTPGTLKENGGFGLLEIGLIMVYASAFVYTVLHSLAKHPLVAKNHPMMEETLHHHI; translated from the coding sequence ATGAGCGACGAAAAATATATATTCTCAGCAGGAGCCAAAAGAAACATCTTGATCACTTTGGTGGCAGGTCTTGTATTGGCTGCTATTGGCGTAGTGATGATGAATATGGGTGGACATGACGCACATGGTGCTGAAGCTGCTGCAGATGCTGGTCATCACGGTTTCCATTGGACAAAGCGTCTATATGCCAACCTTTGGATCAATAACTTATTCTTTACTGGACTTTCGGCGATAGGTATTTTCTTTATTGCGATTCAGTATGTAGCGCAGGCTGGTTGGTCTGTTGGATTGAAAAGAATCCCTATGGCCATGGCGAGTTGGTTGCCAATTGGTGCTGCATTAATGATTATCGTTTTCTTGGTAGCCAATCATGATTTATTCCACTGGACTCACGAATACCTTTATGACAAAGCCGATGAGAGATACGATTCGATTTTAGATGGAAAGAAAGGTTATTTAAACTTCACCTTCTACATGATTAGAATGGTGGTATTCTTCGGTGTTTGGTATCTACTGTTTACTCAGATCAGAAAGCAAATGCTAAAAGAGGATATCGAAGGTGGTGTAACTAGCTGGAAAAAGAATGTAACTTTATCTGCGATCTTCTTAGTATTCTTCGGATACTCTTCAAGTATTGCAGCATGGGACTGGGTGATGTCTATCGATCCACACTGGTTCTCAACTATGTTTGGTTGGTATGTGTTTGCCAGCTGGTGGGTATCAGGTTTGGCGTTGATCGCATTCATTGCTGTATTGTTGAAAGACAAAGGCTACTTGAAAATTGTAAATGCTAATCACCTACACGATATTGGTAAATTCATCTGGGGCTTCAGTATTTTCTGGACGTACATCTGGTTTTCTCAGTTCCTTTTGATCTATTACGCGAACATTCCTGAGGAAACAATTTACTTCGTAGAAAGGTGGAAGAGTGATCAGTATTCAGTTTACTTCTTCTTGAATTTGATTTTGAACTTCTTCTTGCCATTCCTATTGTTGTTGCCAAGGGAGGCGAAAAGACACACAAGATTCTTGAAGGTTGTTCCTCCAATCATTTTATTCGGACACTGGATAGATTTCTATTTGATGGTAACTCCAGGAACACTGAAAGAAAACGGTGGGTTTGGATTGTTAGAAATAGGATTGATCATGGTATATGCATCGGCTTTCGTTTACACGGTATTACATTCTTTGGCTAAGCATCCGCTAGTGGCTAAGAATCACCCAATGATGGAAGAAACATTGCATCATCATATTTAA
- a CDS encoding cytochrome c yields MNFNKYINGIVIVATGFVVASCASRGNDTGVEYAPQMYHSVPYEGLSQIKDKEAGRWLTSQEGGDAEFYTSNPNNPNEMNMREAVPNTVRRGEALPYRIPKDSLELAARTLKNPLDSSAAVVAEGKVLFGRYCLHCHGDSGLGDGLVGQVFKGVTPYNSRAVKDKPEGHIFHVITAGKGRMGSHASQVSVDDRWKIVRFVQTLQNQ; encoded by the coding sequence ATGAATTTTAATAAATACATCAACGGGATCGTCATAGTTGCAACAGGATTTGTTGTAGCATCTTGCGCTTCCAGAGGCAATGATACCGGAGTGGAGTACGCTCCTCAAATGTATCACTCAGTACCTTACGAAGGACTTTCTCAAATTAAAGATAAAGAAGCTGGTCGTTGGTTGACTTCACAGGAAGGCGGCGATGCAGAATTCTACACTTCGAATCCTAACAACCCGAATGAAATGAACATGAGGGAGGCTGTGCCAAACACAGTGAGAAGAGGAGAGGCTTTGCCATACAGAATACCTAAAGATTCTTTGGAACTAGCAGCTAGAACTTTGAAAAACCCATTGGATTCTTCGGCTGCGGTAGTAGCTGAAGGAAAGGTGCTTTTCGGAAGATATTGTTTGCACTGCCACGGTGATTCAGGTTTAGGTGATGGCTTAGTAGGGCAAGTATTTAAAGGAGTAACTCCTTACAATTCTAGAGCAGTAAAAGACAAGCCAGAAGGCCACATCTTCCATGTGATTACCGCAGGTAAAGGAAGAATGGGATCGCACGCTTCACAAGTAAGTGTGGATGATCGTTGGAAAATAGTTCGATTTGTTCAAACCCTTCAAAACCAATAA
- a CDS encoding DUF3341 domain-containing protein: protein MSDGNKNFVLGVFDDEDVLLKAIAQVRQGGVKIHEVFSPFPVHGIDDVLGYKGSRLSIAAFLFGLLGTTLALTMQIGMMTVDWPMIVGGKDFLPFPTFIPVTFELTVLLGAFGMVGTFFVVSDLKPWAKPRIFDLRITDDKHVVAVDLDKNKMSEADIKKALSDAGAQEVNNKQFD, encoded by the coding sequence ATGAGCGACGGTAATAAAAACTTTGTATTAGGCGTATTCGACGATGAGGATGTATTGCTTAAAGCAATCGCTCAAGTTCGTCAGGGCGGAGTAAAGATTCACGAAGTGTTCTCTCCATTTCCAGTACACGGCATTGACGATGTATTAGGATATAAAGGCTCTCGATTGTCAATCGCTGCTTTCTTGTTCGGTTTGTTAGGAACAACCTTAGCATTGACCATGCAGATTGGTATGATGACAGTAGATTGGCCGATGATTGTAGGTGGTAAGGACTTTTTGCCTTTCCCAACTTTCATTCCGGTAACTTTCGAATTGACAGTGCTCTTGGGTGCATTTGGTATGGTAGGAACTTTCTTTGTGGTAAGTGATCTCAAGCCATGGGCTAAACCAAGAATATTCGACTTAAGAATTACAGACGACAAGCACGTAGTGGCTGTTGACTTAGATAAAAACAAAATGAGCGAAGCGGACATCAAAAAAGCTTTGAGTGATGCTGGTGCTCAGGAAGTGAATAACAAGCAGTTCGACTAA
- the nrfD gene encoding NrfD/PsrC family molybdoenzyme membrane anchor subunit: MHAEAVVRKPLVTGGKTVHDVTEDICIRVEQAPAKSWYAAMAVSLALLGYGAFCVFTLVWEGIGSWGLNKTVGWAWDITNFVWWVGIGHAGTLISAILLLFRQRWRMSINRAAEAMTIFAVICALQFPLLHMGRPWIGAIWALPLPNTYGSLWVNFNSPLLWDVFAISTYFSVSLVFWYIGLVPDFATIRDRATGISKKIYGALSLGWDGAAKTWSRYETVALVLAGLATPLVLSVHTIVSFDFATSVIPGWHTTIFPPYFVAGAIFSGFAMVLTLMIVTRHVYKLQDYITIEHISLMNIIIMVTGSIVGVAYITELFIAWYSGVEGEQYAFFNRALGPYWWAYASMMTCNVISPQLFWFKKIRTSIAATFVISIIVNIGMWFERFVIIVTSLHRDFLPSSWAMFYPTWVDIGVYIFTFGLFFTCFFAFAKFFPVINMAEVKSIIKATGEKKK; encoded by the coding sequence ATGCACGCAGAAGCAGTAGTTCGTAAACCTCTCGTCACAGGGGGCAAAACGGTACACGACGTCACTGAGGACATTTGTATAAGAGTAGAGCAGGCACCTGCCAAGTCTTGGTATGCCGCTATGGCGGTATCATTGGCGCTCTTAGGCTATGGCGCTTTTTGTGTCTTCACTTTAGTTTGGGAAGGCATTGGAAGCTGGGGTCTAAACAAAACCGTAGGTTGGGCTTGGGATATCACCAACTTCGTATGGTGGGTAGGTATCGGTCACGCTGGTACTTTGATTTCGGCGATCTTGTTGTTGTTTAGACAGCGGTGGAGAATGTCGATTAACCGTGCAGCAGAAGCGATGACCATTTTTGCCGTTATCTGTGCTTTGCAGTTCCCACTCCTTCACATGGGTCGTCCATGGATTGGAGCGATTTGGGCGCTACCTCTACCGAACACTTACGGTTCGCTTTGGGTAAACTTCAACTCGCCGCTTCTTTGGGACGTATTTGCGATTTCTACATACTTCTCAGTTTCTCTTGTTTTCTGGTACATCGGACTAGTTCCTGACTTCGCTACCATTAGAGATAGAGCTACTGGCATCAGCAAAAAAATATACGGTGCACTTTCTCTAGGATGGGATGGTGCAGCAAAAACCTGGTCTCGCTATGAGACAGTAGCCTTAGTGTTGGCTGGATTGGCTACTCCACTGGTACTTTCAGTACACACCATTGTATCTTTTGACTTTGCTACTTCAGTAATCCCTGGATGGCATACGACGATCTTCCCTCCATACTTCGTGGCAGGTGCGATCTTCTCAGGATTTGCCATGGTATTGACATTGATGATTGTAACCAGACACGTTTACAAACTGCAAGATTACATTACTATCGAGCACATCTCATTGATGAACATCATTATCATGGTGACCGGATCAATCGTAGGTGTAGCTTATATCACTGAGCTTTTCATCGCTTGGTACTCAGGTGTTGAAGGTGAGCAATATGCTTTCTTCAACAGAGCACTTGGACCATACTGGTGGGCATACGCTTCGATGATGACCTGTAACGTGATCTCTCCCCAGTTATTCTGGTTTAAGAAAATTAGAACTAGTATCGCTGCCACTTTCGTGATTTCAATTATTGTAAACATCGGAATGTGGTTCGAGCGATTTGTAATTATTGTAACTTCCCTACACAGAGACTTCTTGCCTTCTTCATGGGCGATGTTTTATCCAACATGGGTTGACATAGGGGTTTACATCTTTACATTCGGATTGTTCTTCACTTGTTTCTTCGCTTTCGCGAAATTCTTCCCAGTGATCAACATGGCCGAGGTGAAAAGTATTATTAAAGCAACCGGAGAAAAAAAGAAATAA
- a CDS encoding TAT-variant-translocated molybdopterin oxidoreductase gives MKETKKQYWKGLEELTKNPEFEKHADKEFPEYLPISGESEGTGASRRDFLKLMGFGVAAASLAACETPVRKAIPYLNKPVDVDPGVPNYYASSYVNGNEYCSVVVKTREGRPIKIDGNKLSTVSGGGTSSQAQASVLSLYDKERLQGPELGGQSVSWDDLDKEVAKQLAGANRIALVSASVFSPSTLATIDALKAKYAGLEHIQYDQVSFSGALAANEKSFGKRAIPSYDFSKADTIVSFDADFLGNWLNHTLHSKQFAQTRRLNDKKKTMSRLYSFESNLSLTGSNADYRNAIKPSQQGAYVANLYNMLAAKAGAPSVSAPKVGDTAVLTKAANDLWSSKSKSVVVSGSNDENVQVLVNAINNLLGCYGTTIDLASAVNTRKGDDKAMVNFIKDLNAGNIDGVLFFNSNPVYDHALGAQIAAGLKKAKFSLSTSDRKDETASLTSAIAPDNHFLESWNDFEPVTGKFSLSQPTISNLFNTRQAGQSFLVWSGSSESYFDFVKARWTANATGDKQTYWDTTVQSGVLETAVEAEAVTFAGDVAAAASGLKSTASGVELVMYEKSAIGNGSQANNPWLQEMPDPITKAVWDNYLTISPKMAEELGLKLGDMTTQLVSLKVGNNEPIKVPAMVQPGQANGTVGLAVGYGRTSAGKVANGVGVNAYPLMDYKTGAQSKAVTSGVSVSLSGEEYKVAQTQTHHTYMGRENVIQESILSKYQKDPSAGRDFPMITTYSGKTKPGNVSLWSGHEYPNHHWGMTIDLNSCTGCGACTVSCQAENNVPVVGKEEVLNRREMTWLRIDRYYSSDAPEGDLREMEIPSAENPEVTFQPMMCQQCNNAPCETVCPVAATNHSTEGLNQMAYNRCIGTRYCANNCPYKVRRFNWFKYHDNDQFPENTSMNNDLGKMVLNPDVTVRSRGVMEKCSFCVQRIQYGKLEAKKEGRRPVDGEITSACASACPSEAIVFGDLKDPKSRISQMLKLENGENGPEVKEERAYHVLEELSVKPNVWYFTKIRNKEEKEANA, from the coding sequence ATGAAAGAGACCAAAAAGCAATATTGGAAAGGGTTAGAGGAATTGACCAAAAACCCAGAATTCGAAAAGCATGCTGACAAAGAGTTTCCAGAGTACTTGCCAATCAGTGGTGAGTCAGAAGGAACCGGCGCCAGCAGAAGGGACTTCTTGAAATTGATGGGATTTGGTGTAGCAGCAGCTTCATTGGCTGCTTGTGAAACGCCTGTCAGAAAAGCAATTCCTTATTTGAACAAACCAGTGGATGTAGATCCAGGTGTTCCAAATTATTATGCTTCGTCTTATGTGAATGGTAACGAATACTGTTCTGTAGTAGTAAAGACAAGGGAAGGCCGTCCGATCAAAATTGATGGCAATAAGCTTTCTACCGTTTCTGGTGGTGGTACTTCTTCTCAAGCTCAGGCTTCTGTTCTTTCTCTATATGATAAAGAAAGATTGCAAGGACCTGAATTAGGAGGTCAATCTGTTTCATGGGATGACTTAGACAAGGAAGTAGCGAAGCAATTGGCTGGAGCCAATAGAATTGCTTTGGTTAGTGCTTCTGTTTTTAGTCCTTCAACATTAGCTACAATAGATGCATTGAAAGCTAAGTATGCAGGTCTTGAGCACATCCAATACGATCAGGTATCTTTCAGCGGTGCATTGGCTGCCAATGAAAAGTCTTTTGGAAAAAGAGCTATTCCTTCATACGACTTCAGCAAAGCGGACACTATCGTGTCTTTCGATGCTGACTTTTTAGGCAACTGGTTGAACCATACGCTTCATAGCAAGCAGTTCGCGCAGACTAGAAGATTGAATGATAAAAAGAAAACCATGTCGAGGTTATACTCTTTCGAGTCTAATCTTTCATTGACAGGTTCTAACGCAGATTATAGAAACGCAATTAAACCTTCTCAGCAAGGTGCTTACGTGGCTAACTTATATAACATGCTAGCTGCTAAAGCTGGCGCTCCTTCTGTATCGGCTCCTAAAGTGGGAGATACAGCGGTATTGACAAAAGCAGCTAACGACCTTTGGTCGAGCAAGTCCAAGTCAGTAGTGGTTTCAGGATCGAATGACGAAAATGTTCAAGTACTTGTCAATGCGATCAACAACTTATTAGGTTGTTACGGAACTACAATCGATTTGGCATCTGCAGTCAACACCAGAAAAGGAGACGATAAAGCAATGGTAAACTTCATCAAAGACCTGAATGCAGGTAACATTGATGGAGTTTTGTTTTTTAATAGCAACCCTGTTTATGATCACGCCCTAGGCGCCCAGATCGCAGCAGGTTTGAAAAAAGCTAAATTCTCTCTTTCTACTTCAGATAGAAAAGATGAGACGGCTAGTTTGACTAGCGCCATCGCTCCAGATAATCACTTCTTGGAGTCTTGGAATGATTTTGAGCCAGTAACTGGTAAATTCAGTTTATCTCAGCCTACTATTTCTAACTTGTTCAATACGCGTCAAGCGGGACAGTCATTCTTGGTGTGGTCTGGAAGCAGTGAGTCGTACTTCGATTTCGTAAAAGCAAGATGGACAGCCAATGCTACTGGTGACAAGCAAACGTATTGGGATACTACAGTTCAATCAGGTGTTTTAGAAACTGCTGTAGAAGCTGAGGCAGTAACATTTGCTGGTGATGTAGCTGCTGCTGCATCTGGGTTAAAATCTACTGCATCAGGTGTAGAACTAGTAATGTATGAGAAATCAGCCATTGGAAACGGTTCTCAGGCGAACAACCCATGGTTGCAAGAAATGCCAGACCCGATCACTAAAGCAGTTTGGGATAACTACTTGACGATTTCACCAAAAATGGCTGAAGAGCTAGGGCTGAAATTGGGAGATATGACTACGCAGTTAGTTTCATTGAAAGTTGGCAACAATGAGCCAATTAAAGTTCCTGCCATGGTTCAACCTGGACAAGCGAACGGAACAGTAGGATTGGCTGTAGGATACGGAAGAACTAGTGCTGGTAAAGTAGCCAACGGAGTGGGCGTAAATGCTTACCCATTGATGGATTACAAAACAGGCGCTCAGAGCAAAGCAGTGACTTCAGGAGTTTCTGTTTCTCTAAGTGGTGAAGAATACAAAGTAGCTCAGACACAAACTCACCATACTTATATGGGTAGAGAAAATGTGATCCAAGAGTCTATTCTTTCAAAATATCAAAAAGATCCAAGTGCAGGTAGAGATTTCCCAATGATCACTACTTACAGCGGAAAAACTAAACCAGGTAACGTATCTCTTTGGTCTGGACATGAATATCCAAACCACCACTGGGGTATGACGATCGACTTGAATTCTTGTACAGGATGTGGTGCATGTACCGTTTCTTGTCAGGCAGAAAACAACGTACCTGTAGTAGGAAAAGAAGAAGTACTCAACCGAAGAGAAATGACTTGGTTGAGAATCGATAGATATTATAGCAGTGACGCACCAGAAGGTGACTTGAGAGAGATGGAAATTCCTTCAGCGGAAAATCCAGAAGTTACTTTCCAACCAATGATGTGTCAGCAGTGTAACAATGCGCCATGTGAGACAGTTTGTCCTGTGGCTGCTACCAACCACTCTACGGAAGGGTTGAACCAAATGGCTTACAACAGATGTATTGGTACAAGATATTGTGCAAACAACTGTCCATATAAAGTAAGAAGATTCAACTGGTTCAAGTATCACGACAACGATCAGTTCCCTGAAAATACTTCTATGAACAACGACTTGGGTAAAATGGTATTGAACCCAGACGTAACCGTTCGTTCTAGAGGGGTAATGGAAAAATGTTCATTCTGTGTTCAGAGAATCCAGTATGGCAAACTAGAAGCTAAGAAGGAAGGAAGAAGACCTGTAGATGGTGAGATTACTTCGGCTTGTGCTTCGGCTTGTCCATCAGAGGCCATCGTATTCGGTGACTTGAAAGATCCTAAGTCTAGAATTTCACAAATGTTGAAATTGGAGAACGGAGAAAATGGACCAGAAGTCAAAGAAGAAAGGGCTTACCATGTGTTGGAAGAGCTTTCTGTGAAACCAAATGTTTGGTATTTCACGAAGATTAGAAATAAAGAAGAAAAAGAAGCTAACGCTTAA
- a CDS encoding c-type cytochrome, which produces MSKKYSLHSRAGFLSTKTVLFLSLIFSVLFTQNAAVAQDDGIPTDEATISAGEKLFKANCTVCHAVNDKVIGPALRDIHKRRNLDWIKAFVKNSQKVIQSGDEYAVNLYNEYNKTEMTAFDFEDAEIASIVGYLKAESAKEIVVAAEETTTTGGGEAASEEPSQFVNTVMIVLLVVLVLILAVLGMIITMLKKYLSQKDDLSEEDREIADQTFDVGALVKSNAFLGLMAFIFTAILMKSAIDGIFTIGVQQGYQPDQPIAFSHKIHAGDYKIDCNYCHTGVRKSKNANIPSPNICMNCHSSIKTESPEIQKIYAAIENNEPIEWVRIHNLPDLAYFNHSQHVQVGGVECQTCHGPIEEMEKVSQYAPLTMGWCINCHRETDVNTKGNDYYNKLVAKHAEHSKESMKVEDIGGLECSKCHY; this is translated from the coding sequence ATGTCAAAAAAATATAGTTTACACTCCAGAGCGGGATTTTTAAGCACTAAAACCGTTCTATTCCTCTCCTTGATTTTTTCAGTTTTGTTCACGCAAAATGCCGCTGTAGCGCAGGATGATGGCATCCCTACAGACGAGGCGACCATATCAGCTGGAGAAAAATTATTTAAGGCTAATTGTACGGTTTGTCATGCAGTGAATGATAAGGTAATCGGACCTGCACTGAGAGATATACATAAAAGAAGAAACCTTGATTGGATTAAAGCATTTGTTAAAAACTCTCAGAAAGTAATTCAGAGTGGCGACGAATATGCGGTAAACCTTTACAACGAATACAACAAAACAGAAATGACCGCCTTCGATTTCGAAGATGCGGAAATTGCTTCTATTGTAGGTTACCTGAAAGCTGAGTCTGCTAAAGAAATAGTAGTAGCTGCCGAAGAGACCACTACAACGGGTGGAGGCGAAGCTGCTTCAGAAGAGCCTTCTCAATTTGTAAATACAGTAATGATCGTTTTACTCGTAGTGCTGGTATTGATACTGGCAGTATTGGGAATGATCATCACCATGTTGAAGAAGTACTTGTCTCAGAAAGATGACCTATCTGAAGAAGACAGAGAAATTGCTGACCAAACATTTGATGTAGGTGCTTTAGTAAAGAGCAATGCTTTCTTAGGTTTGATGGCATTCATCTTTACGGCTATTCTAATGAAGTCTGCCATTGATGGTATATTCACCATTGGCGTTCAACAGGGCTATCAGCCAGATCAGCCAATTGCTTTCTCGCACAAGATTCACGCGGGAGATTACAAAATTGACTGTAACTACTGTCACACAGGTGTTAGAAAGAGTAAGAATGCGAACATTCCTTCTCCAAACATTTGTATGAACTGTCACTCATCGATCAAAACAGAGTCTCCTGAGATCCAGAAGATTTATGCAGCGATTGAAAACAACGAGCCAATCGAATGGGTGAGAATACACAACTTGCCTGATTTGGCATATTTCAATCACTCGCAACACGTGCAAGTGGGTGGAGTTGAATGCCAAACTTGTCACGGTCCTATTGAAGAGATGGAAAAAGTATCGCAGTATGCACCACTGACTATGGGTTGGTGTATCAACTGTCACAGAGAGACAGATGTGAATACGAAAGGAAATGACTATTATAATAAGTTGGTGGCCAAGCATGCAGAGCATAGCAAGGAATCAATGAAAGTAGAAGACATTGGAGGACTTGAGTGTTCTAAATGTCACTACTAA
- a CDS encoding PadR family transcriptional regulator produces the protein MYSKELLKGTLKTIVLKLLSANGRMYGYEITQKVKVLTHEKIQLTEGALYPTLHKLEADGLVTTTVENINGRKRKYYNITTAGSEEATERSNEFTEFVQTMLLLLNPQLNK, from the coding sequence ATGTATTCAAAGGAATTATTGAAAGGTACCCTAAAAACCATTGTGCTGAAGTTACTTTCAGCTAATGGTCGCATGTATGGCTATGAAATCACCCAAAAAGTGAAAGTACTAACCCATGAAAAGATTCAACTGACCGAAGGTGCGTTATACCCTACACTGCACAAATTGGAAGCAGATGGATTAGTGACCACAACAGTAGAAAACATCAACGGACGAAAAAGGAAATACTACAATATCACCACAGCAGGTAGCGAAGAAGCCACTGAACGTTCGAATGAATTTACAGAGTTTGTACAGACCATGTTGTTGCTTTTAAATCCACAGTTGAATAAATAA
- a CDS encoding M23 family metallopeptidase, which yields MKTMKTLTKTQYLYIKNDLKAKGLSKGFRTELLDHVCCMVEIQLTDGKDFSAAYKEVLNTFGQEGFEELKQTSPVIKKQRRNTISQLLASGIAASVFMMVFAVDAQEPPTISPLDHYKRITSNFGERYNPLKKQKDFHKGIDFAAEVGTPVQSTAAGTVISVSSNHGGYGKKIEIEHNEGFITKYAHLSEIKVKEGELVTLGQVIGLSGNTGASTAPHLHYEVLKEGEYVDPLDYFTIQNQQIGDKVLSKDNKN from the coding sequence ATGAAAACCATGAAGACACTTACAAAAACACAATACTTGTATATCAAGAATGACCTAAAGGCTAAAGGTTTATCCAAAGGTTTTAGAACAGAACTTCTGGATCATGTTTGCTGTATGGTAGAAATACAACTCACTGATGGCAAAGATTTTTCTGCGGCCTATAAAGAAGTGCTCAATACATTCGGTCAAGAAGGGTTTGAGGAACTCAAACAAACTTCACCAGTTATAAAGAAACAAAGACGAAATACCATCAGCCAGCTATTAGCATCTGGAATAGCTGCTTCCGTTTTTATGATGGTATTCGCCGTGGATGCGCAAGAGCCTCCAACTATTTCTCCTTTGGATCATTACAAACGAATCACTTCCAATTTTGGTGAGCGCTACAATCCATTGAAGAAGCAAAAGGATTTTCACAAGGGAATCGATTTTGCAGCCGAGGTCGGAACACCTGTACAGTCGACCGCTGCGGGCACTGTGATTTCAGTGAGCTCCAACCACGGTGGGTATGGTAAAAAAATAGAAATCGAACACAATGAAGGATTTATTACCAAATATGCCCATCTCTCGGAAATCAAAGTAAAAGAAGGAGAATTAGTCACGCTTGGACAGGTCATTGGACTATCTGGAAATACAGGCGCTTCCACCGCACCACACCTGCATTACGAAGTACTTAAAGAAGGAGAATATGTTGATCCATTAGATTATTTCACCATACAGAATCAACAAATCGGTGACAAAGTTTTATCTAAGGACAACAAGAACTAA
- a CDS encoding T9SS type A sorting domain-containing protein — MRHLINLLALLLYFSYSSFAQSVISNGGEIFQNNQIHLAWTIGEPLNETYSESNLILSQGFHQSAQEALTTSVDALQSFSIYPNPTQRSLQIQSQIRIEELIVEMYNVDGKLVLQSSHFNFIKTQINVTHLSSGIYTLFLKYDPSSPAKISKIIKSE; from the coding sequence ATGAGACATTTGATTAACCTTTTAGCTCTTCTTCTTTACTTTTCTTATTCAAGTTTCGCCCAATCAGTTATATCAAACGGCGGAGAAATCTTTCAAAATAATCAAATTCATTTGGCTTGGACAATTGGCGAGCCTCTCAATGAAACATATAGCGAAAGTAATTTAATATTAAGTCAAGGTTTTCATCAATCTGCCCAAGAAGCTCTTACTACATCGGTTGATGCACTTCAATCTTTCAGCATTTACCCAAACCCAACCCAGAGATCGCTTCAAATTCAAAGTCAGATAAGAATTGAAGAATTAATAGTAGAGATGTACAATGTAGATGGGAAATTAGTACTTCAATCAAGTCATTTCAATTTTATAAAAACTCAAATAAATGTCACACATTTAAGTTCAGGCATTTACACCCTTTTTCTGAAATATGATCCTTCCTCTCCTGCTAAAATTTCAAAAATTATAAAATCTGAGTAA